tatatatatatatatatatatatatatatatatatatatcaggaaGCTATTTAGTAAACCAAGTTTAgcaatagaaaaacaaacacCAGTTAAGGTAAAGATCACTTACAGGTAATGTAGTCCAAGCATCCCCCTTGAATCCCTACCAACCTTCTCAGCCTAAGACAATTATATGAATTCCAGGTATAGTTAGTGTCATCTCCCATAATTCATCACTAAAATATCCAAATTTGGATTTCGTTGAAAGACCTTAAAATGATGGGAATTCCATAAATCCAAACCTAGAATTAATCAAACGCATCTAAAAATACATAATGAAGCCTTACTAAGGGAATTAGAGCACGAATTTACCTTGGGCATCCAAACTTGAAGTTCCTCTTCTTTCCCCCAATTCTCTAACTTCATCCTCCATATCTATCAAAACGCAACGGTGAAAtatgaaaagcacgacaacaacAAACCCTCCTACCTAGTGGCCAAATACCAAAAAGCCCTTAAACAAAACcctttttaatcttttttttttccttttttttctcggTTGCTACATTATGAATGCAGCTACATCAGCAACTGCCTGTAGGCTAGATCAACATTGCATGTTGACGCTTCTGATGGGAACTATATCTAGATAAAACAGATGGACTATAAACTTCTGACTATAGATAAAACTGAATATAAGGTGCCCCTTTAAATACCATGTACAATTAAAGACTTCCCAGGAAAACCAACATAAAATGCTGCCATCCTGCACTCAATTGCTCTAAGTGAGCCAGGAGCGAGAACTGTGCCAACCACTATATCCCCTACTTCACTTGGGTTCAAATTTTTCCTCTCTATAACTGCCTACATAACAAGTACATCACAGATAAATTGGCCCTATAGACCTAAGATGAAACATACAAATCCCGAGACTCGACATTCTTTCCTATGAAAATTCAACTGTACATTTATCTTACCTTCAAAATAGGTGCCAGCAAATCATCAGCTAAAGTATCCTTAAAACCGCCTCGCTTTGCTTTGTAAATGGTAGTTCGGTAGGCCCTGTTTAACATGATTTTCAAGGCAATATTAAGCACAGGGAAGGTATAAACATTATCAAAAGACATAGATTGCAAAAGAGTAAACAAATTTCTCATTTCAGTCAATTACTCACGCCACAATCACTATATCCTTCCCAACAAATCCTTTTGTAGCACCAAGTTTCCCTATCAAGGCCaacaaaatagaagaaacatgttacaaaacagaagaactattatccaaactcaaaaccccaaaacccaaatgagttttaattgaaagaagaaagagttcTTGTCAAACAACATGGAAAATAAAACCCCAACACATAAATCCATTTCAATCGAAGGAAAACCACAGCACTAAATCGAAGAGAAACCCCAAAGACAAAACCCCAATATAGCTATATCCGTTTCAATCACCCCATccccaaatagaagaaaaacctaATCGAAATCAACTAAAATCGAAATTTTGGATAATAAGCAAACCTAAAATTTGCAgataaaaccctaaatcgatCTAGGATTAAACccagtcgaaaccctaaactaaaaaacgattgaaaccctaaattgcttACCAATATCCGAATTAAAAAAAGCTCTGCTTGTTGTTGGGGAGGTCCACTAATCCGGTCACGAAAGATGAAGTAGAGggtaagaagaagaaggagagaccAAGAAGAATTGAGAGAGTGAGAAGAtgaaggagagaggagagagtgagaatcgagatctgagagagctgattgagaaggagagaggctggTGTTCGAGTTTTCCAGTTTCGCTGGTTCTAGGTCGAGCTGAGTGAGCAAGAGAGAGCACGCGGGCTGGTGTTGGAGTGAGAAGGACAGAAAATGATTTAATTGCGAGGGATCTATGtaaaaaagcacaagtcaaaataacttcgaaattttaaaacaagctctacactcagacgacatttaaatgttgtctaaatGTCACAACATTTTTTGGTCAACTAGAGTTCGGCTATTTGAGGGAGAAAAGTACCTGATCaaattttggatatccctccacatttgagataggaaatcgtCATCTTTTACAACAACAGAAATGTGTTATCTGAACGCTGACCATTTTTTCAAATTGAACGAGTATGGTTTTagtctatattcagacaacacaaaaaaaaattatgtcgtctgaagtgtgtcgtTTGTAGcacattttggcatagtgtagtggtaatagggttttaattagagagaatctcggagaatatcttagagatatccattcattgtatgattacctttccttgtacaattcagattctatgcattgtaatcctatatataaagaggcccctattatcaatgagaacacacaacaattctctctcaaatatcgtttctctaaaacattatcctttttttttgggttgaaaaTTAGTTTTAATTATCCTTGAACCTTAATGGAATGAAGCGTAAACTATTAATACACTAGCTAAATCTAATTGATACAAATCTTTTCAAGGTCCTCTTACCTTATTGATCGATGTGTGCCCATAATGGCATTGTTCCCATGCCATATGCGCATATTTATGGTTCTTTGCTGGTATGCTAAATCGAAGTAacatgtattattattatttttttaaaagaagtagaaaatatttttttttcctatatttATTGTTCATCTCAAATCCCAAAATTATTCAACATAATTTAAGGGTCTTTCAATTTCTGCATTTAGtgcaaaaaaatatattaaactttaattttcttatacttatatgttttgaagaaaatgttatttatttttatttttggtaaaaGATTGTGTTATTCCTAGAGGATGACTAAAAATGAGtttaattttttagttaatACCAATTTGACCTTCCTAAGTGAGATTTTTGGCTACGGCACCACTGAAGGTATAACACACGAAATTCTTTGAAGATGATGTTCAAAACTTGATGTGGACGGCACGTAGAACtaatttttgtttcatttgattatagaaaattgaattgataatagaatagggtggttctagttggacctctaaatttgctatttggacttctcatacttagtacacctctaatttactttttagaatacttgaaaagttAAGTAGACCtgcttatttttaccaaaacacccttgaacatgagatacaacaatctgtcactctactttttatctctatcttcaaccatgagaagaagaatgaatcaaaatcacataatatTGCTATCTTATGATtatgtctctcctccaccaaaattaatcagaggttCTCGATCTTTATATGTTGCTGGAATccttttgaatttgctaaaagaaggatttcaagggttttgggttggaagatcaaGTAAttactatatcataatattcaatgaattGAAAGCGACACTACTAACAATCTATAGCCCTAAGTCCAAACACTTGGGACTATGCTTGTTAGGTTTTCTTTCGAGCACTAATGAGTATAGTTTTACTCGGTCTATTACTACGTCCTAGGTTATCGTAGTAATAGGCTTGCTTTCGTAAGTGAGCAGTGCTAGATATATAATGAATGGTCTAGTCCCTCTGTACCATGTGGTACCCCCACAACCTCTTGTCTATCTGTCAATGGTAGCGCagggatatgtaatggtcattctggccTGAGATTTATGATAACAATCATTTAAcgattgattcaaaaaaaaaaatattcaatgaatttagtttaaggaaattccaaatcagattgttttgaatttatttttgtattaaatgatgtgctatgtatagaaattattatttttacttaattattttaggtaaattgcAAAACTacatggcaatataaggaaattccagaataaataaataaaattatatttacttatttaggGATGTAAGAATAGTATTTTTTTTGTCCCTCCATTTTTCTCTGTTTGTCATTATTTGTCTTTTTATATGAGTTAataaagtctattaataattgaaaaaagttagaggtccaaatatcaaatttggaggtctaactagaaccacccaatAGAATATACAAGACTAGGAAAAGATGTTTCACTTTAATAATGATTTTCTACTTTGATTTATCACTTAAACGTTAATCGTAAACGTAAGTAGggttgtcaatgggtcgtgtcggctGGGTTCATGTCGGGTCAAGGTGTATGTcgtgtcacaagagacaaacccgaacccaacccatttattaatcgtgtcgaaaatttaaactcaaactcaacctatttattaaacggattacccatttccaacccgcttaacccctttaataaataggtcgtgtcgtgttggacaaaatgacccatttaagggttaacactgCGACCCATTGAACtaaaaacatgcataaattgattaaattcactaaaaatttcataagatgaagaatataaataattaaatccaataatgatgaagcaaaatatttcaaattgtccaatcctaggatcaaatactcccaacgtccaaaatttcaagaagaagtatagcataatcgggttatatggGTCCAcatcgtgttggcgggttgacccgtggccgacccgtttattaaatgggtcatgacgggttgacccgctgccgacccgctttttaattgtgcgggttcaacccgctttatttcgtacGGGTTTCGAGttgtgttatcgggtcgtgtcgaaattgacagccctaaacGTAAGTACGTTTTCTAATCTCTCTCTTCCCCATTGCACTGCTCAATCCATTAATTTACAAAAATTTGAATCTGAATATTACGATTTATGagtaaattgaaattacaaGCTGTTAATATGTTCATGAATAGTAGCTCATAATAGTAATGGAAACTCATTAAAACTCATAGTAATTCACGTAGAGGAGTTAtacggattcaaatttgctcaccatttttattttttggtgatATTACCACCCAATTAAAACTTGCCACGTCACgtaaaattaatttaatacttaagatttatttgtttaataaaacatcatgattaactataattatgttttataataaatgacagttttatattgagtggtggtatcaccaccaaagtattggtggtgagcaaatttgaatccggaGTTAATACACAATACATGAATGGCTTTTGCGGGTACTGGATCTCTACTTCATTTGGGCAAAACATTTCAAAGTTTGACCTGTATATTCTCAAGTCAAAGTTTCTATTTATATCATATTCATATTCATATTCATTACCGAAGTGACGGTTTTTGTAAATTAATATTCTGATGGATCTCTATATGCATGGCCTTCGTTTGCTATAAATAGCACAGACTGTGCATACTTGTTGCACCAAATCAGAGAGAACCAATTGATCTAGCTCGAAAATGGCCAAGTACCCTTCAAACCCTCTGCTTCTTGTGGCTCTAATTTGTGCTTTTGCAGCTGCAGGAATCAACAGTCTCGATCAAAATGGTATTTGCAAATCATTGGTGGAGACACAAGGCTATACTTGCCAAGACCATCAAGTAATTCATGAACTGTCGCAAAATGATCCTTAATTAATTCTACTTTTATCAGTTTCCTTCACTCTACTTCTTTTTCTCTCCACGTATATGAGTTGTATATGAGTTGCACGTAAGAGAGAGTATTAGTTTGATATACATTGTTAACTCATTTAGTTACAAGTTAAGTTTTATCATGAAAATTATGATGGAATATTTCAGGTAACGACAGAAGATGGTTACATCCTCGGATTGCAGAGGATTCCATCTGGACGTTCCAGTAACAATTCGACCGCTCAGAAGCTGCCTGTTTTATTACAACATGGACTTACGATGGTTCGTACCTTATTATATGTTTGAACTACATATTTGAGAGCTTGCAGTACAACATGTTGCATGTAAATGTCACACATTGACCGATTGAGAAACATTGTGTGCGGTAATAGGATGCTGCAGCATGGCTAATCAATCCTCCAGATCAAGCTTTGGCGTTTATCTTAGCCGACAAGGGGTTTGATGTATGGCTTGCTAATGCTCGAGGAACGCAGGCTAGCCGTGGACACCAATCACTTAGTACTAATGATCCGGTAAATACTTTGCTTTTACAAATGGCAATGATCAGCATTCTAATCATTCACTAATGATGTTGACATTATCACCTATGGATCCTGTAGACTTATTGGGAATGGACATGGGATCAATTGGCTACTTATGATCTTCCTGCTTTCTTTAATTATGTGAACAATCAAACAGGACAGAAAGTACACTATGTTGGCCATTCACTGGTAAGTAttcagttttttaattttttaaaaaaaaattatgtaaaagGGATGACTGAGGTTTGATGTATTTGAATTATAGGGAACATTGTCAGTATTAGCTGCCTTGTCACAACAAAAGCTGAGTAACACACTAAGATCAGCTGCTTTACTTAGCCCGGTTGCTTATCTGGGTCAGATCACCACAATGTTGGGAAAAATTTCTGCTCAATCACATTCTGCTGATGTAACACTACTCTATATATTGACTCAACTTACAAATTTTGTAATTAGTCGAATATGTATTCTGAAATTTATTGATGAATTTACTAGAATCTGATCCGTTTCCTTCAACAGGGACTCTACGCCTCTGGTATCCGCGAATATCCTCCTCAAGGGTGAGAATGATAACAATGTTAACCAATTTTGCTTCCGTAGAAGGTCATTAGTTTGCATGAAATATATTACCTAATTCAGTTTGGTACATTTTCATAATCTTTTCTCCAAATCCCAACAGGGTAGCTGGACAGAACTTGGAGACATTTCTCTGCTCACAACCGGGTGTGGACTGCTCCAATTTTATGGCGGCTGTAACCGGTAATCCTAATGTTAAGCCTTtcctcataagtcataaccaAAGTAACTGCTGTACCTTTCATTTTTTGTTGATTGAcctgcatttttcttttttgtgttcCATTCTATAGGTCCTAATTGCTGCATAACTCCAACAAGTTCAAATCTTATCTTTCAGCATATACCACAGTCCACTTCCACAAAAAATATGGTACATTTGTCTGAAAGTAAGTCTTTCATGTCCTAGGTTCTGAGCTACGTACTACTAATTGctacaaaatttcaatttttgatttGTGTTTATGGATTTTGGACAGTGATCAGGAGAGGAACAATAACAATGTTTGATTACAATTTTCCGGCCATTAACATGCAACACTACAATCAGCTTACTCCTCCGGTGTACAACATGGCAAGCATTCCGAAAGATGTTCCACTTTTCTTGGGCTATGGAGGGAGAGATGCACTTTCGGACGTCAATGATGTGAAGGCTTTGCTTAATGACCTTAGTGATCATGACAAGGACAAGCTTGTGGAACAATACGTGGAGGAGTATGCTCATATGGATTTCATTATGGGAGGGAATGCCAATCAAAAAGTCTACGATCCTCTGCTCACTTTCTTCGGGCAGCATTGAGCGTCTTGACTCCTTAATTTGTAGTCTCTAGATCTTCCTTCTGTCTTGCATTTATCAATTTTagagactttttttttcctttagtaGTAGTAATAGCTAGATATGCATATTTTCATAATAGCTTTCTCATTGTGTATTACTTTGATTTCTTGGGAATAAAACTAGCTAGGCCTTGTCACAATGCTGGATTGTTTCATCACTAAAAGTAATTGATATATAGCTACAAAACAAAGGACAAAAATGTGAAAGAACAGTAAATTTTCAAATGCTACTAGGTAGCCTCAGAATGTTAaatatgaagaacaaagaagaaataACAAAATAGATCGAAATCATGTTTTTATTGATGAGCACCATGATCGATGAAAATATAAGAATTAACATTAATTCTAACATGATATGAAATCAAATAGAACAAATAGGCCGGCTACCTTAATGAAGAGACCAATAGGCTCTACTTTCTATGTTCTCAAACATAGATGTTTGGTCTAAGAGCAAAATGATTCTGGGCTGCAGTAAGAGCTGCTATAAATGGATCATTAGCATAATCGTTTCCCTTATGATGACTCTTTAAGCTTTTCGATGGAAAGAAAAGATCCTCACAGCAAATTGCAGAAGTCGATGAAGCTGCATTAACTCGATGATCAATAAGGTTCCTCCTAACTGAGGATCTGAACATTCTTTTCATCTTGCTGAACAAGTTGATGAGCTTCTCCATCCTCATAAGCTTATTTGCGTTGTTGCTCATAATGTATTTTAAGACCAACTGCTTGTTTCTATTTATACAGAGGGGATCGAGATGGAAGAATGTGTTAAACAGCTCTCCAACAGAATGCTGGCATCACATGTATTTTGTGTAAGCTTATCAAGATAGAGCTAGCTTGTATCTATGAAACTAGCTTAAAAATTTCCTTTTTTCTGTTATTCATAAATGAATATTGAGAAGCTCCACTGGCCTTGTCCTTTTCTTGATTTAGAACCGATTGTAGCTATAGCTTTGAGAATGTTACGTCTAGTCTGTTGCGAGACTAGAGATTTTTGGTTTCTTAGATCACcttaaacaaacaaatatacAGAAATACTTTTTTCGTCGAGAAGACTTCAAACTACAAAAATTGATAGTTTGTAAAGTCCCACTTTTATTCTCAAAGTAGAGAattaaaacatttattttggtttggtagGACTCTGCTCCACCTTTCATCATTTCACACTGTAATAGAGACCAATCGGGTCTTCCGAACTTCCGTTTTTGTTAGTTCCATATTTGCTTTTTTTGGTTTATTTGggaagttttggttttgatccCCCTCTatactcttgttttctttttcttaatataAGTGAATAGGAAGGATATGTTCCTTGCCTGTCCAAGCCTTTACCAAAAAAAGAATTGTAACATTTGGCTTGCGTGAGAGTACATGAATTTCTCCACCGTTACATTCTTCTCATGAATTCATTAGGTTCTtgacatgcttctcatgaattTCTTTACCGCAGAACACATCTATTTTAGAATGCCAAGATCCCCAGCCAATTGTCAGGaaagaaaagaattcaattcgTTTGAAAAACAgttaagaaaatgaaataaaaagagTGAAACACCCTCTCCATACGACGTAACCGTTGAGAGTTgttgtgtttttaattttctttatatatttatttttttaagactaTATATTGTGACATAAATCTTTTAGGAATACATCCGAAATAATAACATGAGCCTCCCCTATATCCAGAGTACAACACCATTAGCTTCTCAATAACAGTATATCCTATACTTATATAGTCAATTTTTTGACCTAGCCGCTCTTGTGCTAGGGTTACTTTCTTGAGCAAGAAAGCAACATCTATCATCTATGGATTTGGATGTGCTTAGCTGGAATTGCAGAGGAATCTGCAACGATGCCACGACCAGGGCTTTGAAGGATCTATGTTCTCAAAATCGTCCACAGATCGTGTTTTTGCGTGAGACGAAGATCAGTAGACTTGAAGATTTCAAAAATTTACGTAGAGCGTTAGGGTTTGCTCATGCGGAGGAGGTGTTGATTGAGTGTAGGACAGGCAGGAGGGTTGGGTCTTTTCTGGAATGATGAAGTGAAGATCCATGTTGGGACTAAATCTGCGCATCACATTGATGCAGTGGTTGTGGGGGAAGATGGGACTCCATCTTGGCGTCTGACTGGTTTTTATGGCCATGCTCGTACCAGCGAGAGAGATAGATCATGGCAATTGCTGCGTGATCTCTCTGACTTTGATTCGTTGCCTTGGGTGGTGATAGGAGACTTTAATGAGATTCTGAATAGTGGGGAGAAGATAGCCGGGACTATTCGACCAGAGAGGCAGATGCAGGGCTTCAGGGAGCCGTTGGGTTATTGTGAACTcttggatttagggtttcagggatATTCTGATACTTTGTTACGTCTGGACCGGGCTGTTTGCACCACTGCGTGGATCGATATTTTCAGCCATTCTAGGGTGATTCATCTGGCACCCTCAGACTCCGATCATGTTCCTGTGCTGTTACGTGCGAGTCAAGCTCCTCTGTTTGCACGACCTAGGGCCCATTGTTTTTAGTTTGAAGCCTTTTGGTTGCAGCACCCTGATTGTGATGGGGTTGTAAAAGCAGCTTGGGGTACGGATGTCTCGAGCTTCCCTATGTTTTGTACTGCGAAGAAGATCATGTACACTAGGATTCACCTAGACAAATGGTAGAAAGAGACTTTTAAGAGTCGGCAATTGCTGATATCGAGTATCCGAGCTAGATTGGAGGAATTGATGAATGTGTTCCCATCGGTGTCAATACAAGTTGAGAAGAAAGAGCTAATGGATAAGCTTCAGAGCTTATTATTCCAAGAGGAACTATTTTGGAAGCAGCGTGCTAAAATTACATGGCTGAAGAAGGGGGATAGAAATACCGGGTTATTTCATTTGAAAACGGAAAATAGGAAGCGCAAGAATACTTTGCAAGGCTTATTTGATGAGGAGGGGAAGTGGCATGAGGATGATGTGGGTATAGAGAATGTGATTACTTCATATTTCTCTAAAATGTTCAAAGCTTCCGAGATTGATTCCGAAGCTCTGAATTTGACTATTGAGGCTATTACTCCTTGTGTTACACAAGAAATGAATGATCAGCTTTGTGCCACTTATACTAAGGAGGAGGTACGCTTTGCCTTGTTTCAGATGTATCCTACTAAGTCCCCTGGTCCAGATGGATTGCCGCCTCTTTTCTTCCAACATTATTGGGAGCACATTGGTGATGATATTGTTGCGGCAGTTCATAGCTTTCTTCAAACAGGACAGCTTCTGAAGCAAATCAATTTTACTCATATCTGTCTTATTCCAAAAGTAAGTAATCCAGAACATATGTCAGATTTGAGACCAATTGCACTATGTAATGTTATCTATAAGATATGTTCGAAAGTCATTGCCAACAGGCGGCTGAAGATAATTTTACCAGCAGTGATTTCCCCATTCCAAAGTGCTTTTATGCCGGGCAGATTGATCACTGACAACATATTAGTGGCGAATGAGATTGCACATTTTGTACATAATAAGCGGGATGGGGATGATGGAATTTTAGCTTTGAAGCTGGATTTGAGTAAAGCCTATGATAGGATGGAATAGACTTTCCTAGAGAAGGTGATGACCCGGTTTGGCTTTGCTAGAGGTTGGATTTCTATGGTGATGCAATGCGTGAGTACAGTGCAGTACTCCTTTTTTATCAGAGGGCGGCCACGAGGATATGTTTCCCCTAGCAGGGGATTAAGACAAGGTGATCCATTGTCACcttatctttttcttctggGAGCAGAAGGATTTTTAGCTTTACTCCAGAAGAGTCTAGTTGCAGGTACTCTGCCAGGCATTGCAGTTTGTCCTAATGCACCCCCGATAAATCACTTGTTGTTTGCGGATGATAGTATGCTCTATGCTCGGGCTTCGTTGGAAGCATGTAGTGTCATTCAGGAAGTGTTGGAGACTTATAGGAGAGCTTATGGTCAGGTGGTTAATTTTGCCAAGAGTTCGGTGGTGTTTAGCAAAAATGTACCGGTTGATATACAGGATGATATTTCTGGTGTATTGCGTGTGGAGGTGGTGGAGTCTCATGCCAAATATCTAGGTCTTCCCACTTATGTAGGGTGTAAGAAAACAGCTACTTTTCAGTATATCAAGGAGAGATTGTCAAAAAGCTTACTTCATGGCACGGTAAATTATTGAGTGGTGCAGGAAAAGATATTTTGATTAGGGTGGTGGCTCAGGCGTTACCTAATTATGCAATGAGTGTCTTTCAACTTACTAAGAGTTTTTGTGATGATCTGGAACAACAGTGTGCACGATTTTGGTGGGGAAGCACGTTAGATAAACGGAAAATCCACTGGAAGAATTGGAATGCTTTGTGTAATCCGAAGGAAGATGGTGGGTTAGGCTTTCGAAGCCTATCCAATTTCAACTCTGCTATGCTAGCCAAACAAGCTTGGAGGATTGTGAATCACCCTTCAACGCTTGTTGCTCGGATTTATAAAGCGAGATATTTTCCGGATACTTCTTTCTGGGAGGTAACTTCTCATGCTTCTCCCTCGTACTCGTGGAGAAGCATTTTCTCAACTCGAGATATGCTGAAAGATAGTTGCTACTGGCAGGTGGGCAATGGAGAGAATATTGATATCTACTCAGATCTTTGGGTAGTGGCTTTACCGCTTGGGAGGCCCATACCTTCAGGATTGGCTACAGTTGAGGTTAGTAAAGTTCACGAGTTGTTAAGTGGTACTGGTGGATGGAACATTCCTTTGTTACAAGAAATTTTCACA
Above is a genomic segment from Rosa chinensis cultivar Old Blush chromosome 3, RchiOBHm-V2, whole genome shotgun sequence containing:
- the LOC112194435 gene encoding triacylglycerol lipase 2, with translation MAKYPSNPLLLVALICAFAAAGINSLDQNGICKSLVETQGYTCQDHQVTTEDGYILGLQRIPSGRSSNNSTAQKLPVLLQHGLTMDAAAWLINPPDQALAFILADKGFDVWLANARGTQASRGHQSLSTNDPTYWEWTWDQLATYDLPAFFNYVNNQTGQKVHYVGHSLGTLSVLAALSQQKLSNTLRSAALLSPVAYLGQITTMLGKISAQSHSADGLYASGIREYPPQGVAGQNLETFLCSQPGVDCSNFMAAVTGPNCCITPTSSNLIFQHIPQSTSTKNMVHLSEMIRRGTITMFDYNFPAINMQHYNQLTPPVYNMASIPKDVPLFLGYGGRDALSDVNDVKALLNDLSDHDKDKLVEQYVEEYAHMDFIMGGNANQKVYDPLLTFFGQH
- the LOC121052306 gene encoding uncharacterized protein LOC121052306; protein product: MTRFGFARGWISMVMQCVSTVQYSFFIRGRPRGYVSPSRGLRQGDPLSPYLFLLGAEGFLALLQKSLVAGTLPGIAVCPNAPPINHLLFADDSMLYARASLEACSVIQEVLETYRRAYGQVVNFAKSSVVFSKNVPVDIQDDISGVLRVEVVESHAKYLGLPTYVGCKKTATFQYIKERLSKSLLHGTCARFWWGSTLDKRKIHWKNWNALCNPKEDGGLGFRSLSNFNSAMLAKQAWRIVNHPSTLVARIYKARYFPDTSFWEVTSHASPSYSWRSIFSTRDMLKDSCYWQVGNGENIDIYSDLWVVALPLGRPIPSGLATVEVSKVHELLSGTGGWNIPLLQEIFTGEEATAVATIPLSRRAVIDRLCWKLSKDGKFSERNDRVWNQKRCEARDVSLGIVSRLQEFTVHNLKPYQPKVKRGAVWKAPPVGVVKVNVDGAFHHTSRKGGLGFVFRNENGIMLGGGSWPLSGLNSPKHVEILACKVALEFAEVHGFGPVILETDALEVQCQLSLHDSVNLSGLGRIYDDVVALLEAHSVIQVTHVGRKEFYKLQLQLTFVLCNLFFL